Part of the Microbulbifer salipaludis genome is shown below.
TCAGGCATAAAAAAGGGGCCCAGAGGGCCCCAACAATGCAATGTACAACGAATGGGAGTGACAGTTCTTAGAAGTTGTAGCTACCTGTGAGAGCGATAGTACGTGGTGCGCCGTAGTAGCCGGTGGTCAGGGCTGCAGCACTGTAACCTGCATTGCGGTAAACCTCGTCATTGAGGTTCTTGCCCTGCAGGGAAGCCTGCCATTTACCGTCGCCACTGAAGAAGGTCGCACCCGCGTCCACCAGGGTCACGGAGCCCACGTCGAGTAGAGGGTTCGGGGCAGCATAGATCTGTATGCCGTCGCGGTAGGAAACAGAGCCGTTCAGTACCAGTTCGCCACCCGCTACGTCCATACTGTAGCTCAGCTGCCCTAGGCCGGTCTTGGCTGGGCTGTACTGCAGGTTGTCCCACAAATCAGCAACATTCTCAATTTCACCAGTCGTGGTGTTGTAAGTCAGAACTTCCTTGTAGTCGGCATCGGTGTAGCCGAGTACCAGGTTGGCAGTCAGGCGGTCTGTGATACTGGCGAGCATTTCCAGCTCCAGGCCGCGGATTTCTGATTCACCGGCGTTAATTACGGAGCTGGCGAAACCGCCAGTGGACGGTGAGAAGTCCTGCACCGTGACCTGCATGTCTTCGTAGTCGGTGCTGAAGGCAGCCGCATTCAGACGGATACGGTCATCCAGCAGCTGGGTCTTGATACCGACTTCAAAGGTGTTGGCAGTTTCCGGATCGTAGCCTTCCTCTGTCTCCGGGTTAATGGAGGCGTCACCACGCATGTCGAAGCCGCCAGACTTGAAGCCGGAGCTGAAGCTGCCGTAGACCATGGTGTCTTCATCGATCTGGTAGTCCATGCCAACTTTGGGTGAGAACTGGCTCCAGCTGTCGCTGTTGGTGTAGTCGGTGAGGATTGCGTAAGGCTCAGGATCTGCCGGGGTTCCCTCGTAGCGGTCGGCGAACGTGGGCGAGTAGAGGCCTGCATAGTCGCCCTTGAATACTTCTGCGGACTTCTCATCGCGGGTGTAGCGGCCGCCTAGGGTCATATTCAGCTTGTCGGTCAGTGCGTACTCGTAGTTGGCATAGACTGCCAGGCTTTCGGTGTCTACAGAGCCGGCGACGTGCTGTGTTTTAGAGAAACCGAAGAGATACTTCCACAGATCCAGTACGGCATCGAACGCACCGGCAGCGGTTCCATCGTAATAGTAAATACCGGAAACCAGGTTGAAGTTGTCACCGTTCAGGTTAACTTGGAATTCCTGGGTGAACTGTTCATCTTCATAAAAGGCGGGCACATCAAAGTCCGGACGAGGACTGGAATCGAAGTCGATATTCGTCTTGGTGTCGCCGCTACGGGTGGCAGTGATGGATTTGAGGGTGACGTTCTCAGAAACATTCCACTCGGCGGTCAGGGATGCACCGCTGGACTCTACTGAGTTATCCGCAGGCATATTTGAGCGATGGTCATAGACATCGTCCAGGGGCTGTTCGGTGCCCCAAACATTCGGAGCCAGCAGGTGGCCGAAACGCGCATTTGAGTCGTCCTTGGTGGTGTCTGCGGCAACGCGGATGAACAGATCTTCGTTCGGGTTGAACTCCAGGGATACGCGGCCGCTCAGGATGTCTTTGTTGTAGTTGTCGGCGCCGGTGTTGATGTTCTCGCCGAAACCGTCGCGCTGGTAGCTGGCGACGGCGAAGCCAATGGCGGCGGTGTCGGACAGGCCGGTCTGGCCGCTCAGTACCAGGTCGCGCTGGTTGTAGGAGCCCACACCACCGCGAATACGGAATTCTGTATCACCGGACAGCTTCTTGGTCACGTACTTGACTGCACCACCGATGGTGTTCTTGCCGTACAGGGTGCCCTGCGGGCCGCGCAGTACTTCGATGCGCTCTACGTCAAACACATCCATTACCGCACCCTGCGGGCGGGCTACATAGATGTCATCGACATAGATGCCAACGCCGGGCTCGAAGCCCCACAGCGGGTCCTGCTGGCCAATACCGCGGATATAGGCGGTGAGGGTGGAGTTGGTACCGCGGCTCACCTGCAGGGTGGTGTTAGGGGTGAGTTTCTGAATGTCGCTCAGGTCGGCAACACCGTTCTCCAGAAGCTGATCTTCCCCGAACGCAGTTACCGCCACCGGCACTTCCTGCAGCGACTGCTCGCGCTTCTGCGCGGTCACGGTTACTTCTTCCAGCTTCGAATCTGCATAGGACAGGTTGGCACCGCAGGCAAGCATGATGCCCGCGGCGATGGGATTGAATTTAATTGGATTGCGCATGGCTCTCTCCGGTCACCGGTTTATGGTTTTTATCTAAGTTACGGATTTGCACTGTATCTGCTGATCGCGACTTTGCCTGTTAGACCAAGGTATGACGATGGTCGCAGGAGGTGAACAGGACACAAAACGAACTATCGGTTACTCTCTTCATCATAAACAAAAAAATGAATGAGGCGCCAATTGTTCAGCCTGACCCTGCTGGCCGCCGTGGGCCTGACCTACCTGCTGATGCTGTTTGCCATCGCCTTCTGGGGTGACCGGCTGCCGGCCGGGCGCATTCGCCCGCTCAAACCCCTGTTGCTGGCGCTGGCCGGCACCTATACCAGTGCCTGGATGTTCTTCGGCGTGCCCGCGCAGGCAGTTACCGAGGGCTGGCTGCTGCCCCCTACCTTTGTTGGCGCCAGCCTGATGCTGATCTTTGGTGCCCCCCTGCTGATGCGCTTTGTGCGTCTCTCGAAACAGCAGGGCTCCACCTCCATCGCGGACTTTATCAGCGCCCAGTACGGCGGCTCCCAGTGGCTTGCGGCGGTAGTTGCTTTGCTGGCGGTGGTGGCCATCGTGCCGTATCTGTCTCTGCAGTTGCGGGCGGTGGCCGACAGCTTCCTGCTGCTGGCACAGAACGTGGAGGACCGGGGCATCAGTGCCTCGGTGGTGACCGCGGTGGTGAGCATGACCCTGGGGCTGTTTGCGGTATTGTTCGGTACCCGGCATATCGACAGCAGCGTGCACCGCAACGGCATGCTGCTGGCGGTGGCCTTCGAGGCGCTGGTGAAGATCGGCGCCCTGATCGCGGTGGCCTGGTTTGTGGTGTACAGCGCGTTTGACGGCGCCGCCGATCTCACCCGCGCGGCGCTCGCCAGTGACAGGGTGGCGGCCATCGCCGAGGCGCGTCCCGCCGACACCGGCTATCTGGCCGTAGTGATACTGGGCATGGCGGCCATTTTCTGCCTGCCGCGGCAGTTCCATATCCTGATGATCGAGAGTGATGACGAGCGGGATATCGGCCCGGTGCGCAAGTTGATCCCGCTGTATCTGGCGGTGGTGTCCCTGGCAGTGCTGGCGGTGGGCTACGGCGGCATGCTGTGGCTGCCGGAGAGCTATGCCAACGCGGAGCGCTTTGTACTGGGCGTGCCGCTGGAAAGTGGTATCCCGTGGCTGGCGCTACTGGCGTTTGTGGGCGGTCTCTCCGCCGGCTCCAGCATGGTGATCATCGCCACCATCGCCCTTTCCACCATGATCGCCAACACCATGATTGTGCCCTGGTGGCTGAAGCGGCTGCAGCAGCGCCCGGCAGGTGTGGCGCTAGGCAGTGACCTGCGGCGGGTGCGCCGCGGCATTATCGGCCTGCTGATGCTGGCGGCGTTTGGGGTAAGCGAGCTGATCGGTTCCGGGGTGAGCCTCGGTACCTTTGGTCTGTTGTCCCTGGCGCTGGCGGCCCAGCTCGCGCCGGCCATGATCGCTGCGGTGACCTGGCCGGCACGCTGGCCGCGGCTGCGCGCCGCCGGTGTGGTTGTGGGTCTGGTGCTGGGGTCGCTGGTGTGGGCGATGTCCGCACTGCCGGCGGCGCTCGGCGGGGAAGATCGTATTGCCGCGCTGCTGGGGCTCGGCTGGAACCCGCTGACCATCGCCTGTGTGTTCGGGTTGGGGATCAACGGGCTGGCGCTGATTGGCTGTTCGCTGCTGCAGCAGCGCTGGTTGCCCGGCAGTGCGGCGGCGGAAGTGGCGCCGGTGGATCGCGCGCGTTTGCGGCAGCTACTGGCGCGCTTTGTGGGCGAGGATGCGGCGAGCCGCGCACTGGCGCCGATGCAGGAACCTGCGGACGCGCAAACACCCGGCGCCTCTGCCGAGCACTACCGCGATGCGGTCGAAAAAATCCTCGCCGGTGTGGTGGGCAGCACCAGTGCGCGCCGCCTGGTGCGCCAGCTGGGGGAGGCGGATGTCACCACCCAGCAACTGGAGCAGGCATCCGATATCTACCAGTTCGGGCGCGGTCTGCTGCAGAGCAGTATCGACAATATCGACCAGGGCATCTCGGTGGTGGATGGCAACCTCAACCTGGTGGCGTGGAACCGCCGCTATCTGGAGCTGTTCCACTATCCCCCGGAAATGATTTACGTGGGCAGGCCGGTGGCGGAGCTGGTGCGCTACAACGCGAGCCGCGGCGAGTGCGGTCCCGGTGTGGTGGAAGACCATGTGAACAAGCGCGTGGAGCATTTGCGCAATGGCACCGCCTACCGGGTGCAGCGTCACCGCACCGACGGCACGGTGCTGGAGATTCGCGGCAACCCGCTGCCCGGCGGTGGCTTCGTTACCACCTATACCGATGTCTCTGACTACCAGCGCGCGCTGGCGGAGCTGACCGATGTGCGCAACTCGCTGGAGCACAAGGTAGCGCACCGCACCGCCGAGCTGGAAAGTGTGAATGACGAACTGCAGACATTGAATCACGAACTGCAGGAGGCCAGCGCCGGCAAAACCCGCTTCCTTGCCGCGGCCAGTCACGATCTGGTGCAGCCCCTGAATGCCAGCCGGCTGTTTATCGATGCGCTGGCCGCGCACCCCCTGGAAGATGACAGCCGCCAGCTGCTCACCCGCGCCGACAGTGCCCTCGCCGCGGCGGAGCAGCTGATTACCGACATGCTGCAGATTGCCCGCATGGATGCCGGTGACATCAAGCCCAGTGTTGCCCCGGTATCCCTCGACAGCATCCTTGACGATGCCGTGGCCCAGGCGCGCCTCGCGGCGGAGGCGCGCGGCATCCGCCTGCGCTACCGCCGCAGCCACCTGTGGGTGCAAAGTGACGAAAAAATGCTGCGGCGTGTGGTGCAGAACCTGCTGGACAACGCGGTCAAGTACACCCGCGAGGGCGGCGTGCTGATCGGTGCGCGCCGCCGTGGCGGTAGTGTTTCCCTGGAAGTCTGGGATACCGGTGAGGGCATTGCGCCGGACCAGCAGCAGGCGATTTTCCGCGAGTTCTGCCGCCTCACGCCTAAGGGTGCCGCCGGTCAGGGGCAGCGTCAACACGGTTACGGGCTGGGCCTGGCCACCGTGGAACGCCTGTGCCGGCTGCTGAATGCGCCGATTGGCCTGTCCTCGGTGCCCGGCCGTGGCAGCGTGTTCCGGGTATGCCTGCCGCGCGCCACCGCGCGGGTGAATGTGCGGCCCAGTACCAAAAGCAGCGGCGGACGCGGTGCGCCGCTGGACCTGCAGATCCTGTGCGTGGACAACGAGCCGGCCATTCTCGAAGCGATGGCGGCGCTGCTTGGCGGCTGGGGCTGTACCGTGCAGTGTGCGCAGAATCGCCGGGAGGCGCTGGCCGCGGCCGAGCCGGATTTACTGCTGATGGACTTCCATCTCGACGACGGCGACAACGGCATCGATCTGGCGGCGGAGCTGCTGGCGCAGTGGGGCGGCGACGTGCCCTGCGTGATCATCTCCGCGGAAAACACCAATACGGTGAAGGCGCGCGCGCAGCAGGCGGGTTGGCAGTTCCTGCAGAAACCGCTGCGGCCGGCGGCGCTGCGCGCCCTGTTACAGCAGGGGCTGCGGCGCACCTTCGATACGACCAAGGTCGTATAGGCAGGGGGCGTCTTCACGCGCAGTCTGAAACCTATTATCCGGAAGAATAAAAAGTGGTAGCACAGCGATGAAAAAATACTTGTTGGAAATTCTGATGTTCAGCGCCTATGCGCTGTTCGCGGCCAGCTGGGTGTCCGGGGCCATTCTCACCCCGGCCATTCAGGCGTCCTTTGGTGAAGAGGGGTTTGCCAATGCCACCTGGGGCAGCAACGTCATCACCATTGCCAAAATCATCGGTAACCTGGCTGCCGCGGCGCTGCTCATGCGCCTGGGGGCCAAGCGTGCCTTTGCCATCGCCATCGTCCTGATTGCCGCCGGTGGCTTTGGTGCGCTGGCGGACACCTACGGTGGCTGGCTGCTGTCGCGCCTGGCACTGGGGCTCGGTGGTGCACTGGCGATTGTGTATTTCGCCCCGGTGGTGCTGCACTACTTTGCCGCTGAAGAGCGCCCCATGATCAACGGCATCAATGCCGCCGCGTTCAATACCGGCAACCTGCTGGCTCTGCTCTCCACCACCGCACTGCTCAGCTGGTTGGGTAGCTGGCAGTCCGTAGTGGTGCTGTACGGGGTGATGGTGCTGGCGCTGGGCGTGCTGTGGTGGCTGACGGCGGAGAACTTTTCGCTATCCGGCGGTGCCGACAAGCCCCAGGAAAATTACGGTTTCAAGCAGGGCGTGAAAGAGGGTTTCAACTGGTGGCTGCCGCTGGCGTATTGCGGTGTGCTGTTTTGCTACATCGCGGTGTTCGCCCTGTTCCCGCTGATCGACGGCTTTGCTGTGGCAAGCCACCATCTGTCTGCGGTGATGATCGCCGCCGGCATGGTGGGCACCGTGGCGGGCATCATCGTCACCAAGCGCTTCCCGCTGCGCCTGCCGGTGCTGCGCTTTGGCGGCCTGGCGCTGGTGATCTTTGCCGCGCTCATGGTCACCAGCCGTGACCCGATTATCGCCTACGCCGCCGCTGCCCTCGCCGGTTTCTGTATGTTCCTGCCGATGACCGCACTGGTTACTCTGCCGCAGGAACTGCCGGGCATGACGCCGGGGCGTATCACGGTGACCTTCGCCATGTTCTGGTCCGTTTCCTACGGCGTGGAGACGGTGTTGATGTACGGCGCTGGCCTGCTCGCGGATATTACCGGTGAGCCGGCCACTGCGGCTTACTTTGCCGTGGCCTGCTCGGCGTCACTGTTTGTGTTCTCATTCCTGTTGCCGGAAAGCGGTAAAAAAATCGAACTGGAAAATCTGGAGGCGGACAATGCGGCAGCTTGAACCCAAACTCGCGGAATGGCTGGAGGCGGTCAACGCGCAGGTGGCGCAGCTCAAGGCGGCGGGTTTTGAACCCACCCCGATTTCCGCCCGTGAAAGCCTGGCCAACCTGACCCGCAATTTTGTTGAGCCCGGCCCGGAAATGACTGTGTGCGAAACCCTGGTGCTCGGTGGTGAATACCCAGTGCCGGTGCGGATCTACCAGCCTGCAGCGACCGAAGAGGGAAGCGCGAAGGAAAAGGCGGCGATTATTTACTGCCACGGCGGTGGCCATATGGCCGGCAGCGTGTCGGTGTACGATCCCATCTGTCGTCGCATTGCCGAGGCTTGCGGGCGCACGTTGATCAGCGTGGAATACCGCCGCGCGCCGGAAAATCCCTACCCCGCAGCATTGAATGACCTGATCAGCGTGGTTCGTCACCTGGGGGCCGCGCTGGATAAAAAAGGCATCGCCCACAATGGCCGCTGGATTCTGATGGGCGATTCCGGTGGTGGCGCAATGTGTGCTTCCGCCAGCCGCTTGCTGCAGCATCAGCCGCATACCATTGATGCACAGGTGCTAATTTACCCGAGCCTCGACTACACCATGCAGACCCCGTCTATCGAGGAAAATGGCCGCGGCTATCTGCTGGAGAAGGAAAAGATTCTCTGGTATTTCAACAACTACCTGCAGAACGCAGAAAATCCCCGGCAGGTGTCACCGCTGTATGGGGAGTTCACCCGCAACCTGCCCGCCAGCCTGGTGATCACCGCCGAGTTCTGCCCCCTGCGGGACGAGGGCGTGGAGTATGTGCGCAAGGTGCGCGAGGGCGGCGCCAACGCCGAGCTGCTGCACTTCAACGACATGATTCATGCCTTCCTGAATATCGAAAACCTGGTGCCGGACGCCTGTGGGCGAGTGTACCGCCACACCGCAGAATTTCTGCACGGCCTGTGATCTGGCTGCCGCCCGCCTGCGAGTTGCAGGTGGGTGGCAAGACGTGCTTTTCTCGATACTCCCTCTCTCTTTCCCAGACCACGGCCAGATGTATCGACTCGCCTGCGGAAGTTGGCACGCATTGCGCATACATGCCCGGAGCCTGTGCCTGCTCGAACCGTGCCCGGTAGTCTCCTTGATTGTCCCTGTGGAGCCGGGCAAACTGCCATCCACACGTCGGATTCATCGCAGGCGATTACAACGATAAAGAGCCGAACATGAGCGAAGCACTGATCGTCCTCGATCCTGCGGCAGAAAAGAGTCTGCAGCAGCAAATTCGTGAAAAACTGATCCAGGGAATTCTTTCCGGGAGTATTCCTGCCGGCCACAAAATGCCGTCGTCACGGCGCATGGCGGAACAGCTCAGGGTGGCCCGCAATACGGTGGTGCTCGCCTATCAGCAGCTGGTGGATGACGGTTTTCTCGTGACCCGCGAGCGCAGCGGTTTCTATGTGAGCGAAACCGTCTCCCAGCAGGGCGTGATCAGCCACGGTGCCGGGGATGTTCCGCGGCAGGATGAAGATGACCGCAGTTACTGGCGCAATCACTGCAACCCGGTATCGGTGAGCCGCCGCGCCCTGCAAAACCGCCCCGCCAACTGGCTGCAATATCCTTTCCCCTTTGTGAGTAATGAATACGACCCGCGCCTGTACCCCGGTGCGGAATGGCGGGAGTGCACCCGGGATATTTTTACCGCGCGGGAAGTGGCCCAGTGGGCCACCCTTGGCAACAACGAGGATGACCGCAATCTGGTGGAGCAGATATGTACGCGCCTGTTGCCGCGGCGGGGCATTTATGTGGAGCCCGGCCAGATACTGTTAACCAGTGGGATGGAGCAGGCCTACCACTTGCTGGGTGAGTTGTTGCTGGGCGATGAGCGCACGCTGGCGCTGGTAACACCGGCCGGCGGCGAGAGCGGTGAAATTTTTCGTCGCACCGGTGCGCGCTTGTTGTCTCTCCCCCAGGATGCGGACGGGCCTCTGGTCGAAGAGACGCTGCGGCAAGCAGACTGTATTTACCTGCAACCGAATGTCCACAATCCCACCGCGGTCACCACCAGCCTGGAGCGGCGGCGACTGCTGCTGAGGCAGGCCCGCGAACAAAAGGCGGTGGTCATCGAAAATGACTGTGACCACGATTTCTGCTACCACGGTAACCCGCTCCCGCCCCTGAAGAGCATGGATGGCGGCGGCTCGGTGATTTACCTCTACCAGTTTCCCAAGGTGATCGACCCGGGCATGCAGCTCGCGTTTGTAGTTGCGCCCAAGCCCGTTATCCAACGGTTGCGCGCGTTGCGCTATACCCTGCGCGAGCGGGTGCCTGCCCTGAACCAGCGCCTGCTGGCAAAATTTGTTGCCGCAGGGCATCTGGACGCCGCGCTGTTCAAGATTACCCAGCAGTTGAAGGAGCGCTGGTC
Proteins encoded:
- a CDS encoding TonB-dependent receptor, which translates into the protein MRNPIKFNPIAAGIMLACGANLSYADSKLEEVTVTAQKREQSLQEVPVAVTAFGEDQLLENGVADLSDIQKLTPNTTLQVSRGTNSTLTAYIRGIGQQDPLWGFEPGVGIYVDDIYVARPQGAVMDVFDVERIEVLRGPQGTLYGKNTIGGAVKYVTKKLSGDTEFRIRGGVGSYNQRDLVLSGQTGLSDTAAIGFAVASYQRDGFGENINTGADNYNKDILSGRVSLEFNPNEDLFIRVAADTTKDDSNARFGHLLAPNVWGTEQPLDDVYDHRSNMPADNSVESSGASLTAEWNVSENVTLKSITATRSGDTKTNIDFDSSPRPDFDVPAFYEDEQFTQEFQVNLNGDNFNLVSGIYYYDGTAAGAFDAVLDLWKYLFGFSKTQHVAGSVDTESLAVYANYEYALTDKLNMTLGGRYTRDEKSAEVFKGDYAGLYSPTFADRYEGTPADPEPYAILTDYTNSDSWSQFSPKVGMDYQIDEDTMVYGSFSSGFKSGGFDMRGDASINPETEEGYDPETANTFEVGIKTQLLDDRIRLNAAAFSTDYEDMQVTVQDFSPSTGGFASSVINAGESEIRGLELEMLASITDRLTANLVLGYTDADYKEVLTYNTTTGEIENVADLWDNLQYSPAKTGLGQLSYSMDVAGGELVLNGSVSYRDGIQIYAAPNPLLDVGSVTLVDAGATFFSGDGKWQASLQGKNLNDEVYRNAGYSAAALTTGYYGAPRTIALTGSYNF
- a CDS encoding PAS-domain containing protein — translated: MRRQLFSLTLLAAVGLTYLLMLFAIAFWGDRLPAGRIRPLKPLLLALAGTYTSAWMFFGVPAQAVTEGWLLPPTFVGASLMLIFGAPLLMRFVRLSKQQGSTSIADFISAQYGGSQWLAAVVALLAVVAIVPYLSLQLRAVADSFLLLAQNVEDRGISASVVTAVVSMTLGLFAVLFGTRHIDSSVHRNGMLLAVAFEALVKIGALIAVAWFVVYSAFDGAADLTRAALASDRVAAIAEARPADTGYLAVVILGMAAIFCLPRQFHILMIESDDERDIGPVRKLIPLYLAVVSLAVLAVGYGGMLWLPESYANAERFVLGVPLESGIPWLALLAFVGGLSAGSSMVIIATIALSTMIANTMIVPWWLKRLQQRPAGVALGSDLRRVRRGIIGLLMLAAFGVSELIGSGVSLGTFGLLSLALAAQLAPAMIAAVTWPARWPRLRAAGVVVGLVLGSLVWAMSALPAALGGEDRIAALLGLGWNPLTIACVFGLGINGLALIGCSLLQQRWLPGSAAAEVAPVDRARLRQLLARFVGEDAASRALAPMQEPADAQTPGASAEHYRDAVEKILAGVVGSTSARRLVRQLGEADVTTQQLEQASDIYQFGRGLLQSSIDNIDQGISVVDGNLNLVAWNRRYLELFHYPPEMIYVGRPVAELVRYNASRGECGPGVVEDHVNKRVEHLRNGTAYRVQRHRTDGTVLEIRGNPLPGGGFVTTYTDVSDYQRALAELTDVRNSLEHKVAHRTAELESVNDELQTLNHELQEASAGKTRFLAAASHDLVQPLNASRLFIDALAAHPLEDDSRQLLTRADSALAAAEQLITDMLQIARMDAGDIKPSVAPVSLDSILDDAVAQARLAAEARGIRLRYRRSHLWVQSDEKMLRRVVQNLLDNAVKYTREGGVLIGARRRGGSVSLEVWDTGEGIAPDQQQAIFREFCRLTPKGAAGQGQRQHGYGLGLATVERLCRLLNAPIGLSSVPGRGSVFRVCLPRATARVNVRPSTKSSGGRGAPLDLQILCVDNEPAILEAMAALLGGWGCTVQCAQNRREALAAAEPDLLLMDFHLDDGDNGIDLAAELLAQWGGDVPCVIISAENTNTVKARAQQAGWQFLQKPLRPAALRALLQQGLRRTFDTTKVV
- a CDS encoding MFS transporter; its protein translation is MKKYLLEILMFSAYALFAASWVSGAILTPAIQASFGEEGFANATWGSNVITIAKIIGNLAAAALLMRLGAKRAFAIAIVLIAAGGFGALADTYGGWLLSRLALGLGGALAIVYFAPVVLHYFAAEERPMINGINAAAFNTGNLLALLSTTALLSWLGSWQSVVVLYGVMVLALGVLWWLTAENFSLSGGADKPQENYGFKQGVKEGFNWWLPLAYCGVLFCYIAVFALFPLIDGFAVASHHLSAVMIAAGMVGTVAGIIVTKRFPLRLPVLRFGGLALVIFAALMVTSRDPIIAYAAAALAGFCMFLPMTALVTLPQELPGMTPGRITVTFAMFWSVSYGVETVLMYGAGLLADITGEPATAAYFAVACSASLFVFSFLLPESGKKIELENLEADNAAA
- a CDS encoding alpha/beta hydrolase; its protein translation is MRQLEPKLAEWLEAVNAQVAQLKAAGFEPTPISARESLANLTRNFVEPGPEMTVCETLVLGGEYPVPVRIYQPAATEEGSAKEKAAIIYCHGGGHMAGSVSVYDPICRRIAEACGRTLISVEYRRAPENPYPAALNDLISVVRHLGAALDKKGIAHNGRWILMGDSGGGAMCASASRLLQHQPHTIDAQVLIYPSLDYTMQTPSIEENGRGYLLEKEKILWYFNNYLQNAENPRQVSPLYGEFTRNLPASLVITAEFCPLRDEGVEYVRKVREGGANAELLHFNDMIHAFLNIENLVPDACGRVYRHTAEFLHGL
- a CDS encoding PLP-dependent aminotransferase family protein, whose product is MSEALIVLDPAAEKSLQQQIREKLIQGILSGSIPAGHKMPSSRRMAEQLRVARNTVVLAYQQLVDDGFLVTRERSGFYVSETVSQQGVISHGAGDVPRQDEDDRSYWRNHCNPVSVSRRALQNRPANWLQYPFPFVSNEYDPRLYPGAEWRECTRDIFTAREVAQWATLGNNEDDRNLVEQICTRLLPRRGIYVEPGQILLTSGMEQAYHLLGELLLGDERTLALVTPAGGESGEIFRRTGARLLSLPQDADGPLVEETLRQADCIYLQPNVHNPTAVTTSLERRRLLLRQAREQKAVVIENDCDHDFCYHGNPLPPLKSMDGGGSVIYLYQFPKVIDPGMQLAFVVAPKPVIQRLRALRYTLRERVPALNQRLLAKFVAAGHLDAALFKITQQLKERWSALGEALMFHLPKLKVRRASCGTACWLELPVHIDPLQLQIRAEQNGLLLETISDGRAVRLGFSAIDADKIEPGVKVLAQLISGELHAEEETLARASGRHLTADDLQREMPGAIFLGTNTLGESYRIELKPDGTMLGYSRNDVEMDETDTGRWWLDGDQWVRQWRNWSYGRKASFHVVTDGHRIKWFNEAGKLIDTAIVANE